One region of Mycobacterium riyadhense genomic DNA includes:
- the otsB gene encoding trehalose-phosphatase, with protein sequence MRKLGPVTIDPRRHDAVLLDAVLDATALATQLRDVGVGIGVFSSGGDLIEATDRLSARPSRSVVIATDPVGVTAARDAGFALVIGIDPTGHRDALRGADTLVADLGEISVRTGDRRMSELPDALQALELSDGLTARRPAVFFDFDGTLSDIVNDPDLARPAPGVAEALQRLATHCPVAVLSGRDLADVSQRVGLPGIWYAGSHGFELTAPDGTHHQNDAAAAAIPVLERAAGELRDELGSIPGVMVEHKRFGVAVHYRNAARERVGEAGAAVRAAGQRHGLRVTTGREVIELRPDIDWDKGKTLRWVIDHLRAAPRAGGAPLVPIYLGDDITDEDAFDAVGADGVPIVVRHTDDGDRATAALFALDSPARAVEFTDRLARQLGGARVN encoded by the coding sequence GTGCGCAAGTTGGGGCCGGTCACCATCGACCCGCGCCGCCACGACGCGGTGCTGTTGGACGCCGTGTTGGACGCGACGGCGCTAGCCACGCAACTGCGCGACGTCGGTGTCGGCATCGGAGTCTTTTCGTCGGGCGGTGACCTAATCGAGGCGACCGATCGGCTGTCCGCCCGGCCGAGCCGATCCGTGGTCATCGCAACTGACCCGGTCGGCGTAACTGCCGCGCGCGACGCCGGATTTGCACTGGTAATCGGTATAGACCCAACCGGACACCGCGACGCCCTCCGCGGCGCCGACACGCTCGTCGCCGACCTCGGTGAAATCAGCGTCCGAACCGGGGACCGGCGAATGTCTGAGCTTCCGGATGCGTTGCAGGCCCTCGAGCTATCCGACGGCCTCACCGCCCGGCGGCCAGCGGTGTTCTTCGACTTCGACGGCACGCTGTCGGACATCGTCAACGATCCCGACTTGGCCAGGCCCGCGCCCGGGGTGGCCGAGGCGCTGCAGAGGTTAGCCACCCATTGCCCGGTGGCGGTGCTGTCTGGCCGCGACCTCGCCGATGTGTCCCAGCGGGTGGGCCTGCCCGGCATTTGGTACGCCGGCAGCCACGGATTCGAGCTGACCGCACCAGATGGCACGCACCATCAAAACGACGCAGCGGCGGCCGCCATACCGGTGCTGGAACGGGCGGCTGGAGAGCTGCGCGACGAGCTCGGGTCAATTCCTGGTGTTATGGTGGAGCACAAGCGCTTTGGTGTCGCCGTGCACTATCGCAATGCCGCGCGCGAACGTGTCGGAGAAGCGGGCGCGGCCGTCCGCGCCGCGGGACAACGCCACGGGCTGCGGGTGACGACGGGCCGTGAAGTCATCGAGCTGCGTCCGGATATCGATTGGGACAAAGGCAAAACGCTGCGCTGGGTGATCGATCACCTGCGCGCTGCCCCCCGGGCAGGCGGTGCTCCGCTGGTGCCGATCTATCTGGGCGACGACATCACCGACGAGGATGCTTTTGACGCCGTCGGCGCCGATGGTGTCCCAATTGTGGTGCGGCACACCGATGATGGTGACCGTGCCACCGCCGCCCTGTTCGCGCTTGACAGTCCCGCACGGGCCGTCGAGTTCACCGACCGGCTGGCTCGTCAGCTCGGCGGCGCTCGGGTTAATTAG
- a CDS encoding wax ester/triacylglycerol synthase domain-containing protein, which translates to MGQLTTLDAGLLGAHDPDRHASMAISAVAIINGAAPDIEDFESLLAERIKSVPRYAQTLRFDPAQHIQRAALPRPGDETELFRAIAHALERPIDVDRPLWECWIIEGLNDNRWAILMKIHHSMASSISAAQLLTLLCDDVDTEALAKHPAAQHVPPSSGDTASWTEALWRTPTTVFKAAAQAVTWPLTWISPTSPAVTRRRYRTVRIPRAAVDAVSRKFGVTANDVALAAITEGFRTVLLRRGEQPRSDSLRTISTMLPYLPVEHGDPVMQLRTVHNRLNRNDQRQFGNLSEYLPFALCAKVFQTLTRLPQRSGVALATNTAGPRQRLRLMGQRMDQLLPIPPTALQLSTGVAVLSYGDELVFGLTADYNAALDLEQLAAGIELGMARLVAHAQDSVLLFAKNRRRRSSRAATGGTQRRTVAPPAGVRR; encoded by the coding sequence ATGGGACAACTGACGACTTTGGATGCTGGCCTCCTCGGCGCTCATGATCCGGATCGACACGCAAGCATGGCCATCAGCGCGGTCGCCATCATCAACGGCGCAGCCCCCGATATTGAAGATTTTGAAAGCCTTCTGGCGGAACGGATTAAATCCGTACCACGATATGCACAGACACTGCGGTTCGATCCAGCCCAACACATACAACGGGCGGCACTCCCCCGGCCAGGCGACGAAACCGAACTGTTCCGGGCTATCGCTCATGCACTGGAACGTCCGATCGACGTGGACCGCCCGCTGTGGGAGTGCTGGATCATCGAGGGCCTCAACGACAATCGATGGGCGATCTTGATGAAGATCCACCACAGTATGGCCAGCAGCATTTCGGCGGCCCAGCTCCTCACCCTGCTCTGCGACGATGTCGACACCGAAGCCCTCGCCAAACACCCCGCAGCTCAACATGTTCCACCGTCAAGCGGTGATACGGCCAGCTGGACCGAAGCTCTGTGGCGCACTCCCACAACCGTCTTCAAGGCGGCGGCGCAAGCCGTCACCTGGCCTTTGACATGGATATCGCCGACGAGTCCGGCCGTAACCAGGCGGCGATACCGCACTGTGCGAATTCCCCGCGCCGCCGTCGACGCGGTGAGTCGCAAGTTCGGTGTGACCGCCAATGATGTTGCGCTCGCTGCCATCACCGAGGGTTTCCGTACCGTTCTGCTGCGGCGCGGCGAACAACCACGCTCGGACTCACTGCGCACCATCTCGACAATGCTTCCCTATCTTCCCGTCGAACACGGCGATCCCGTCATGCAACTGCGGACGGTCCACAACCGGCTGAATCGCAATGACCAGCGCCAATTCGGTAATCTCTCGGAGTATCTTCCGTTTGCCTTGTGCGCCAAGGTGTTTCAGACACTGACTCGACTTCCGCAGCGCAGCGGGGTGGCGCTGGCGACCAACACTGCGGGGCCACGCCAGCGGTTGCGACTCATGGGCCAGCGGATGGACCAGTTGCTGCCGATCCCGCCGACCGCGTTGCAGCTGAGCACCGGGGTGGCGGTACTGAGCTACGGCGACGAACTGGTGTTCGGCCTCACCGCCGACTACAACGCCGCACTCGACCTAGAGCAGCTTGCTGCCGGGATCGAGCTGGGCATGGCGCGTCTGGTGGCACATGCCCAAGACTCCGTCCTGCTGTTTGCCAAGAATCGCCGCAGGCGTTCATCCCGTGCCGCGACCGGGGGCACGCAACGGCGGACGGTTGCACCGCCAGCGGGAGTTCGGCGCTGA
- a CDS encoding error-prone DNA polymerase, with the protein MGWGNGPPSWAEMERLLDGKPRHAGAPVAAEPVPDEGPWSRKRGTYQPPEHEGRVHSSVAYAELHAHSAYSFLDGASTPEELVEEAARLDLRALALTDHNGLYGAVRFAEAAAELDVRTVFGAELSLESEARTEQPDPPGPHLLVLARGPEGYRRLSRQLAAAHLAGGEKGKLRYDFDALTEAAGGHWHILTGCRKGHVRQAFSEGGPGAAQRALADLVDRFGAGRVSIELTHHGQPLDDEHNGALAELAPRFGVGVVATTGAHFAHPARRRLAMAMGAIRARQSLDSAAGWLAPLGGSHLRSGEEMARLFAWSPEAVTAAAELGEQCAFGLALIAPQLPPFDVPDGHTEDSWLRQLVLAGAGDRYGPPERASKAYSQIEHELKVIAKLRFPGYFLVVHDIARFCRQNYILCQGRGSAANSAVCYALGVTAVDPVANELLFERFLSPARDGPPDIDIDIESDQREKVIQYVYDKYGRDYAAQVANVITYRGRSAVRDMARALGFSQGQQDAWSKQISHWDGLADSPDIEDIPPQVIDLATQIRNLPRHMGIHSGGMVICDRPIADVCPVEWARMENRSVLQWDKDDCAAIGLVKFDLLGLGMLSALHYAIDLVAEHEGIEVDLARIDLSEPAVYEMLARADSVGVFQVESRAQMATLPRLKPREFYDLVVEVALIRPGPIQGGSVHPYIRRRNGLDPVVYEHPSMAPALRKTLGVPLFQEQLMQLAVDCAGFSAAEADQLRRAMGSKRSAERMRRLRGRFYDGMRRLHGADDELIDRIYEKLEAFANFGFPESHALSFASLVFYSSWFKLHHPAAFCAALLRAQPMGFYSPQSLVADARRHGVVVRGPDVNASLAHATLENSGTEVRLGLAAVRHIGQDLAEKLADERKTNGPFTSLLDLTSRVQLSVPQTEALATAGALGCFGMSRREALWAAGAAATQRPDRLPGVGSSSHIPALPGMSELELAAADVWATGISPDSYPTQFLRADLDAMGVLPADALLSVPDGDRVLIAGAVTHRQRPGTAQGVTFINLEDETGMVNVLCTPGVWARHRKLANTAAALLIRGQVQNASGAVTVVAERMGRISLTVGSKSRDFR; encoded by the coding sequence ATGGGCTGGGGTAACGGACCGCCGAGCTGGGCGGAGATGGAGCGGCTTCTCGACGGCAAGCCGCGCCATGCCGGTGCACCGGTTGCAGCCGAGCCGGTGCCAGACGAGGGCCCATGGTCGCGCAAGCGCGGGACGTATCAGCCTCCCGAGCACGAGGGCCGGGTCCACTCGTCCGTCGCGTACGCCGAGCTGCACGCGCATTCGGCATACAGCTTTCTCGACGGGGCCAGCACGCCGGAGGAGCTGGTCGAAGAGGCCGCCCGGCTGGATCTGCGAGCGCTAGCGCTGACCGACCACAACGGCCTGTACGGGGCAGTGCGGTTCGCCGAAGCGGCCGCGGAGCTTGACGTGCGCACGGTATTCGGCGCCGAGCTGTCGCTGGAATCCGAGGCCCGCACCGAGCAGCCGGACCCACCTGGCCCGCACCTGTTGGTGCTGGCCCGGGGTCCGGAAGGCTACCGACGGTTGTCGCGGCAACTGGCCGCGGCGCATCTTGCCGGGGGTGAGAAGGGCAAGCTGCGTTACGACTTCGACGCGCTGACCGAGGCGGCCGGTGGGCACTGGCACATTCTGACGGGATGCCGGAAAGGCCATGTGCGCCAGGCGTTTTCCGAAGGAGGTCCGGGTGCGGCGCAGCGGGCGCTGGCCGATCTGGTGGACCGGTTCGGCGCCGGCCGGGTCAGCATCGAGTTGACCCATCATGGTCAACCGCTCGACGACGAACACAACGGGGCGCTGGCCGAGCTGGCGCCGCGCTTTGGTGTCGGGGTCGTCGCCACCACCGGAGCGCATTTCGCCCATCCGGCACGCCGCCGGCTGGCCATGGCGATGGGTGCCATCCGGGCCCGGCAGTCCCTGGACTCTGCCGCCGGGTGGCTGGCTCCGCTGGGCGGCTCACACCTGCGCTCGGGCGAGGAGATGGCCCGGCTGTTCGCTTGGTCACCCGAGGCGGTGACCGCCGCCGCCGAGCTCGGCGAGCAGTGCGCGTTCGGGCTGGCGCTCATAGCGCCACAGCTGCCGCCGTTCGACGTACCCGACGGGCACACCGAGGACAGTTGGCTGCGCCAGTTGGTCCTGGCGGGCGCCGGTGACCGCTACGGGCCGCCCGAGCGGGCATCGAAAGCGTACTCGCAAATCGAACATGAGCTGAAAGTCATTGCGAAACTGAGGTTTCCGGGCTATTTCCTAGTGGTGCACGACATCGCCCGATTTTGCCGCCAGAACTACATCCTGTGTCAGGGCAGGGGATCGGCGGCCAACTCCGCGGTTTGTTATGCCCTCGGCGTCACCGCCGTCGATCCGGTGGCCAACGAGCTGTTGTTCGAGCGCTTCCTCTCGCCGGCCCGCGACGGGCCACCCGACATCGACATCGACATCGAGTCGGATCAGCGGGAAAAGGTTATCCAGTACGTCTACGACAAATACGGCCGCGACTACGCCGCCCAGGTCGCCAACGTCATCACCTATCGGGGGCGCAGCGCTGTGCGCGACATGGCCCGCGCCCTGGGTTTCTCGCAGGGTCAGCAGGATGCGTGGAGCAAGCAGATCAGCCACTGGGACGGGCTCGCCGATTCTCCTGACATAGAGGACATTCCGCCACAGGTGATCGACCTGGCCACCCAGATCCGGAATCTGCCGCGGCATATGGGTATTCATTCCGGCGGCATGGTGATCTGTGACCGCCCGATTGCCGACGTGTGCCCGGTGGAGTGGGCCCGCATGGAGAATCGCAGCGTCCTGCAGTGGGACAAAGACGACTGTGCGGCAATCGGTTTGGTGAAGTTCGACCTGCTGGGGCTGGGCATGCTCTCGGCGCTGCACTATGCGATAGACCTGGTGGCCGAGCACGAGGGCATCGAGGTGGATTTGGCCCGCATCGACCTCTCCGAGCCGGCGGTGTACGAGATGCTGGCCCGTGCCGATTCCGTCGGTGTGTTCCAGGTGGAGTCGCGAGCGCAGATGGCCACCTTGCCCAGGCTTAAGCCGCGGGAGTTCTACGACCTGGTGGTGGAGGTCGCGCTGATCCGCCCCGGACCCATCCAGGGCGGATCGGTGCACCCGTACATCCGGCGCCGCAACGGCCTCGACCCGGTCGTCTACGAACACCCTTCTATGGCGCCGGCATTGCGAAAGACCTTGGGAGTGCCGCTGTTTCAGGAACAGCTGATGCAGCTGGCGGTCGACTGCGCGGGCTTCTCCGCCGCCGAGGCCGACCAACTGCGGCGCGCCATGGGGTCCAAGCGCTCCGCCGAACGGATGCGACGGCTGCGCGGCCGGTTCTACGACGGCATGCGTAGGCTGCACGGCGCCGACGACGAGCTGATCGACCGGATCTACGAAAAGCTGGAGGCGTTCGCCAATTTCGGCTTCCCGGAGAGCCATGCGCTGTCCTTCGCCTCGTTGGTGTTCTACTCGTCGTGGTTCAAGCTGCACCACCCGGCGGCGTTCTGCGCGGCGCTGCTGCGCGCCCAGCCGATGGGTTTCTATTCGCCACAGTCGCTGGTGGCCGACGCGCGCCGGCACGGCGTGGTGGTGCGCGGACCCGACGTCAACGCCAGCCTGGCGCACGCCACTTTGGAGAACAGCGGAACGGAGGTCCGCCTCGGTCTGGCCGCCGTCCGCCATATCGGTCAGGATCTCGCCGAGAAGCTGGCCGACGAACGAAAGACCAACGGCCCGTTTACCTCTCTGCTGGACCTGACGTCCCGGGTGCAGTTGAGCGTGCCGCAGACCGAAGCGCTGGCGACGGCCGGAGCGCTGGGCTGCTTTGGCATGTCGCGGCGGGAGGCGCTGTGGGCGGCCGGGGCCGCGGCCACCCAACGCCCGGACCGGTTACCCGGGGTTGGCTCGTCGTCGCACATCCCGGCGTTGCCAGGCATGAGCGAACTGGAGTTGGCCGCCGCAGACGTGTGGGCCACCGGCATTTCCCCGGACAGTTATCCGACGCAGTTCCTGCGGGCGGACCTGGATGCGATGGGGGTGCTGCCCGCCGATGCGCTGCTTAGCGTGCCCGACGGCGACCGGGTGCTGATCGCCGGGGCGGTGACCCATCGGCAGCGACCCGGGACCGCGCAAGGGGTGACGTTCATCAACCTCGAGGACGAGACCGGGATGGTCAACGTGCTGTGTACGCCGGGGGTGTGGGCGCGGCACCGCAAGCTGGCGAACACGGCGGCGGCGCTGTTGATCCGCGGCCAGGTCCAAAACGCCAGTGGCGCTGTCACCGTCGTGGCTGAGCGGATGGGACGCATCAGCCTGACGGTGGGGTCCAAGTCGCGCGACTTCCGTTGA
- a CDS encoding nitroreductase family protein yields the protein MTLNLSVDEVLRTTRSVRKRLDFDKPVPREVLMECLDLALQAPTGSNAQGWQWVFVEDAAKKKAIGDVYLANARGYLSSPAPKYTDGDTRGERMGRIRDSATYLAEHMHEAPVLMVPCLRGRENNSPLGGVSFWASLFPAAWSFCLALRSRGLGSCWTTLHLLDNGERKVAEVLGIPYDEYSQGGLFPIAYTKGTDFRPAKRLPAESLTHWNSW from the coding sequence ATGACCCTCAATCTGTCCGTCGACGAAGTCCTGCGCACCACCCGCTCGGTTCGCAAACGCCTGGACTTCGACAAGCCGGTGCCGCGCGAGGTGCTGATGGAATGCCTCGATCTGGCGCTGCAGGCGCCCACCGGGTCCAACGCGCAAGGCTGGCAATGGGTTTTCGTCGAGGATGCCGCCAAAAAGAAGGCGATCGGCGACGTCTATCTCGCCAACGCCCGGGGCTACCTCAGCTCGCCCGCACCCAAATACACCGATGGCGACACCCGCGGTGAGCGGATGGGTCGTATCCGTGACTCGGCCACCTATCTCGCCGAGCACATGCACGAAGCGCCGGTCCTGATGGTCCCGTGCCTGCGAGGCCGCGAAAACAACTCACCGTTGGGTGGTGTGTCGTTCTGGGCGTCGCTGTTCCCGGCGGCCTGGAGCTTCTGCCTGGCGCTGCGGTCCCGCGGCTTGGGCTCGTGCTGGACGACGCTGCATCTGCTCGACAACGGCGAGCGCAAGGTTGCCGAGGTGCTCGGCATTCCCTACGACGAATACAGCCAGGGCGGGCTGTTTCCGATCGCCTATACCAAAGGCACCGACTTCCGGCCAGCCAAGCGGCTGCCCGCCGAGAGCCTGACGCACTGGAACAGCTGGTAA
- a CDS encoding tRNA (cytidine(34)-2'-O)-methyltransferase, translated as MFRLLFYSPRIAPNTGNAIRTAAATGCELHLVEPLGFDLSEPKLRRAGLDYHDLASVTVHASLDDAWNALLPARVFAFSTHATTMFTDIGYRAGDVLMFGPEPTGLDAATLADDHITGQVRIPMLAGRRSLNLANAAAVAVYEAWRQHGYSGAV; from the coding sequence GTGTTCCGGCTGCTGTTCTACTCCCCCCGCATCGCCCCCAACACGGGCAACGCCATCCGGACCGCGGCCGCGACCGGCTGCGAACTGCATCTGGTGGAGCCGCTGGGTTTCGATTTGTCCGAACCCAAGCTGCGGCGGGCCGGCCTGGACTATCACGACCTGGCCTCGGTCACCGTTCACGCGTCGCTCGATGACGCATGGAATGCGCTGCTGCCGGCGCGGGTGTTCGCGTTCAGCACGCATGCGACCACCATGTTCACCGACATCGGCTACCGGGCCGGCGACGTGTTGATGTTCGGACCGGAACCCACGGGGCTGGACGCGGCGACCCTGGCCGACGATCACATCACGGGTCAGGTGCGCATTCCGATGCTGGCGGGTCGGCGCTCACTGAATCTAGCCAATGCCGCCGCCGTGGCCGTCTACGAGGCCTGGCGGCAGCATGGCTATTCGGGCGCGGTTTAG
- a CDS encoding serine protease inhibitor translates to MNARSSDSPLDWLVSKFAREVPGVAHALLVSVDGLPVAASEHLPRERADQLAAVASGLASLASGAAQLFEGGPVLQSVVEMQNGFLLLMRVGDGSNLATLAVSGCDIGQIGYEMALLVERVGGVVQSSRR, encoded by the coding sequence ATGAACGCACGGTCGTCGGACAGCCCACTGGACTGGCTGGTATCGAAGTTCGCCCGTGAGGTGCCCGGTGTGGCGCACGCCTTGTTGGTGTCGGTCGACGGGCTGCCGGTCGCGGCCAGCGAGCATCTTCCACGCGAACGCGCCGATCAGTTGGCGGCGGTGGCTTCCGGGTTGGCCAGCCTGGCCTCCGGCGCCGCGCAGCTGTTCGAGGGTGGGCCGGTGCTGCAGTCGGTGGTCGAGATGCAGAACGGCTTTTTGCTGCTGATGCGCGTCGGTGACGGGTCGAATCTGGCGACGTTGGCGGTGAGCGGCTGCGATATCGGCCAGATCGGTTACGAGATGGCCCTTCTTGTCGAACGGGTGGGCGGCGTTGTCCAGTCTTCCCGGCGCTAG
- a CDS encoding DUF742 domain-containing protein yields the protein MSSLPGASDQPANLVRPYTLTAGRTDTHVDLPLEAPVQALQSGPANQWPPNDVRDSIIQRCVNSPSVAEIAAQLDLPVGVARVLVGDLVSSGYLRVHRTLTDRSSRDERRELIGRTLRGLQAL from the coding sequence TTGTCCAGTCTTCCCGGCGCTAGCGACCAGCCGGCGAACTTGGTCCGCCCGTACACGCTGACCGCGGGACGGACCGACACCCACGTCGACCTGCCGCTGGAAGCGCCGGTCCAGGCACTGCAGTCGGGGCCGGCTAACCAGTGGCCGCCAAACGATGTGCGGGACAGCATCATCCAGCGGTGCGTGAACAGCCCCTCGGTCGCCGAAATCGCGGCCCAGCTGGATTTGCCGGTGGGCGTTGCGCGCGTCCTGGTCGGCGATCTGGTCAGCTCCGGCTACCTTCGGGTGCACAGGACCTTGACCGACCGTTCCAGCCGCGACGAGCGCCGCGAACTCATAGGAAGGACCCTGCGTGGCCTCCAAGCACTCTGA
- a CDS encoding GTP-binding protein, translating into MASKHSEPHSEPHSEARATAAHASTKIVIAGGFGVGKTTFVGAVSEIMPLRTEAMVTDASTGVDMLEATPDKRTTTVAMDFGRITLADDLVLYLFGTPGQRRFWFMWDDLVRGAIGAIILVDCRRLQDSFAAVDFFEHRNLPFLIAVNEFDGAPRYPAEEVRKALTLPADVPVLSIDARNRRSATDALIAVSEYALASLSPN; encoded by the coding sequence GTGGCCTCCAAGCACTCTGAGCCGCACTCCGAGCCGCATTCTGAGGCGCGCGCCACCGCGGCCCATGCCTCCACCAAAATCGTCATCGCGGGCGGGTTCGGTGTCGGCAAGACCACCTTCGTCGGCGCCGTCTCGGAAATCATGCCACTACGCACCGAGGCGATGGTCACCGATGCCTCGACGGGCGTCGACATGCTCGAGGCCACCCCGGACAAGCGGACCACCACGGTCGCGATGGACTTCGGCCGCATCACCCTGGCCGACGATCTGGTGCTCTACCTGTTCGGCACCCCGGGCCAGCGCCGGTTCTGGTTCATGTGGGACGACCTGGTACGCGGTGCAATCGGGGCGATCATCCTCGTCGACTGCCGGCGCCTGCAGGACAGCTTCGCCGCAGTCGACTTCTTCGAACACCGCAACCTGCCGTTCCTGATCGCGGTTAACGAATTCGACGGCGCGCCAAGGTATCCCGCTGAGGAAGTGCGCAAGGCGCTGACGCTGCCCGCCGACGTTCCGGTGCTCAGCATCGATGCCCGCAATCGCAGGTCGGCCACCGACGCGCTGATCGCGGTGAGTGAATACGCGCTGGCCAGCCTGAGTCCCAACTGA
- a CDS encoding pentapeptide repeat-containing protein, giving the protein MHEWTDREFTGRDFRDEDLSRLCTQRVVFSECDFSGVNLAESQHRGSAFRNCTFQRTTLWHSTFAQCSMLGSVFERCRLRPVTFDEVDFTLAVLGGNDLRGVDLSGCRLRETSLVETDLRTCVLRGADLRGARTTGARLDQADLRGATMDPSLWTTASLTGARVDVPQALAFALAHGLRLDA; this is encoded by the coding sequence TTGCACGAATGGACTGATCGCGAGTTCACCGGCCGGGATTTTCGCGACGAGGACCTGAGCCGGCTCTGCACGCAGCGAGTGGTGTTCAGCGAATGCGATTTCAGCGGCGTCAACCTGGCCGAGTCGCAGCACCGCGGATCGGCGTTTAGAAACTGCACCTTCCAGCGAACGACGCTGTGGCACAGCACATTTGCCCAATGCAGCATGCTGGGCTCGGTGTTCGAGCGGTGCCGGCTGCGGCCGGTGACGTTCGACGAGGTGGATTTCACGCTGGCCGTGCTCGGCGGCAACGACCTGCGCGGTGTCGACCTGAGCGGCTGCCGGCTGCGTGAAACCAGCCTGGTAGAGACCGACCTGCGCACGTGCGTGCTGCGCGGCGCCGACCTGCGCGGTGCGCGGACCACCGGCGCCCGGTTGGACCAAGCCGACCTGCGGGGCGCGACCATGGACCCGTCGTTGTGGACAACCGCGTCGCTGACGGGCGCGCGCGTCGACGTGCCGCAAGCCCTGGCCTTTGCGCTGGCGCACGGGCTTCGTCTGGACGCGTAG
- a CDS encoding FHA domain-containing protein, with the protein MTPARRPVLTVRSERSQGSFAAGSDVTVGSDLHADLRVAHPLIDRVHLLLRFEQAGWIAIDNGSSNGIFVDGRRVPRVDIHDGLVINLGRPDGPHVTFEVAHHQGIVGLLPR; encoded by the coding sequence ATGACCCCAGCTCGGCGGCCCGTGCTGACAGTTCGGTCTGAGCGGTCACAGGGCAGCTTCGCGGCGGGCTCGGATGTGACGGTCGGGAGTGATCTTCACGCCGACCTGCGCGTCGCGCACCCCTTGATTGACCGCGTGCACCTGCTGCTGCGGTTCGAGCAGGCGGGCTGGATCGCAATCGACAACGGTTCTTCGAACGGGATCTTCGTCGACGGCCGCCGGGTGCCGCGGGTTGACATCCACGACGGGCTGGTCATCAACCTCGGACGGCCTGACGGGCCGCACGTCACCTTCGAGGTGGCACATCACCAGGGCATCGTCGGCCTGCTACCGCGCTGA